A region from the Sebastes umbrosus isolate fSebUmb1 chromosome 18, fSebUmb1.pri, whole genome shotgun sequence genome encodes:
- the katnbl1 gene encoding KATNB1-like protein 1 isoform X2 yields the protein MKQVDIINKEELDKERFQVHYGVPSPGKAKRLSSCKRKGCPSVEVGSKLHRRTSDVGRVCERGMANKENELTCSDDVRGMHYKDKCGLPVNSAEASKMAGASSKYSEFTELSKDHEAMTHILFGRNLRLKVAQTLGRKNASELVAYLIRIEDTGVLLDCLPVLTNNLKTEAPCLSLGCCVDLMPLVKVILASRYEENIVVGLHWVQSVIRKWWPELSKNEKRLRDSCSEDRNIEVMKQRLKDLWKEGARLCMVPGSTGELAKAIESYLSQLP from the exons ATGAAGCAG GTGGATATTATAAATAAGGAAGAATTAGATAAAGAAAG ATTTCAAGTCCATTACGGAGTACCCAGCCCAGGCAAAGCGAAGCGATTGTCATCTTGCAAGAGGAAGGGTTGTCCGTCGGTGGAGGTGGGCTCAAAGCTGCACCGCAGAACATCCGATGTAGGCCGTGTCTGTGAACGCGGCATGGCCAACAAAGAAAATGAGCTGACGTGCTCCGATGATGTGCGGGGCATGCACTACAAAGACAAGTGCGGGCTCCCTGTGAACTCTGCAGAGGCCTCCAAGATGGCAGGGGCCAGCTCCAAGTACAGCGAATTTACAGAG CTATCAAAGGACCATGAAGCTATGACTCACATCCTTTTTGGAAGGAACCTACGACTAAAAGTAGCCCAAACACTAGGGCGAAAAAACGCCAGTGAATTAGTGGCCTACCTAATAAG AATTGAAGACACAGGGGTGCTGCTTGACTGCTTACCCGTCTTAACAAACAA CCTTAAAACCGAAGCACCATGTTTGTCACTTGGCTGCTGCGTTGACCTCATGCCCCTAGTCAAAGTGATTCTTGCCAGTAGATACGAAGA aaacatAGTGGTTGGTTTACACTGGGTTCAATCCGTCATCAGGAAATGGTGGCCAGAACTTTCTAAGAATGAGAAAAGACTGCGGGACAGTTGTTCAGAAGACAG GAATATTGAAGTCATGAAGCAGCGGCTGAAGGACTTGTGGAAGGAAGGAGCCCGATTATGTATGGTTCCAGGATCCACGGGAGAACTGGCAAAG GCCATCGAGTCTTATCTATCACAGCTGCCCTGA
- the katnbl1 gene encoding KATNB1-like protein 1 isoform X1 — MKQVDIINKEELDKESRFQVHYGVPSPGKAKRLSSCKRKGCPSVEVGSKLHRRTSDVGRVCERGMANKENELTCSDDVRGMHYKDKCGLPVNSAEASKMAGASSKYSEFTELSKDHEAMTHILFGRNLRLKVAQTLGRKNASELVAYLIRIEDTGVLLDCLPVLTNNLKTEAPCLSLGCCVDLMPLVKVILASRYEENIVVGLHWVQSVIRKWWPELSKNEKRLRDSCSEDRNIEVMKQRLKDLWKEGARLCMVPGSTGELAKAIESYLSQLP; from the exons ATGAAGCAG GTGGATATTATAAATAAGGAAGAATTAGATAAAGAAAG CAGATTTCAAGTCCATTACGGAGTACCCAGCCCAGGCAAAGCGAAGCGATTGTCATCTTGCAAGAGGAAGGGTTGTCCGTCGGTGGAGGTGGGCTCAAAGCTGCACCGCAGAACATCCGATGTAGGCCGTGTCTGTGAACGCGGCATGGCCAACAAAGAAAATGAGCTGACGTGCTCCGATGATGTGCGGGGCATGCACTACAAAGACAAGTGCGGGCTCCCTGTGAACTCTGCAGAGGCCTCCAAGATGGCAGGGGCCAGCTCCAAGTACAGCGAATTTACAGAG CTATCAAAGGACCATGAAGCTATGACTCACATCCTTTTTGGAAGGAACCTACGACTAAAAGTAGCCCAAACACTAGGGCGAAAAAACGCCAGTGAATTAGTGGCCTACCTAATAAG AATTGAAGACACAGGGGTGCTGCTTGACTGCTTACCCGTCTTAACAAACAA CCTTAAAACCGAAGCACCATGTTTGTCACTTGGCTGCTGCGTTGACCTCATGCCCCTAGTCAAAGTGATTCTTGCCAGTAGATACGAAGA aaacatAGTGGTTGGTTTACACTGGGTTCAATCCGTCATCAGGAAATGGTGGCCAGAACTTTCTAAGAATGAGAAAAGACTGCGGGACAGTTGTTCAGAAGACAG GAATATTGAAGTCATGAAGCAGCGGCTGAAGGACTTGTGGAAGGAAGGAGCCCGATTATGTATGGTTCCAGGATCCACGGGAGAACTGGCAAAG GCCATCGAGTCTTATCTATCACAGCTGCCCTGA